The nucleotide window CCATTTGTATGTGATGTTTGCCAATCCAGGCAGCATTGATCCTTATTTGTCAGCAGACAGGATTGTTTCAGGGCATATGTGGCCTTTGTATCTTGTTTTGCTTGTCAGTGTTGTGCTTCACGGTAACATCGGCCTTTACCGGCTGTGTATGAAATGGGGATGGTTTGCAGGCAAGGATGCAAGAAAGTCAAGAAAAACATTGCAGACATTGAAAAACAGGTTGATCATGTTTTACTTGACCATCGGTATTTTAGGGTTATTGGTTTTTGTTGTGATTGGTATCAATCACAGGGATAACGTCGGGGAAAGATATGCCGCTCATGCGACAGCTATTGAACAGGTTCATGCAATGGAAGATACCCGGGAATCCGAAGGAGTTCAGACTCTGGAAGAAAGCCAGGAGCCGGAAGAAAGTCCGGTAGTGGAAGATAACCAGGACTTGGAAGAAAGCCCGGCAATGGAAGAAAGCCAGGAGTTGGAAGAGAGTCAACCTGTTGAAGAATCTCATGAATAAGGGGACATCTAAATGAAAGTCATATATACGGATTCACTTGTAATCGGCGGTGGCCTGGCAGGCCTTAGAGTAGCCATCGCGTCCATGCAAAGAGGGTATGATACCATCGTCCTTTCTTTGATTCCTGCCAAGCGGTCTCACTCTGCAGCAGCCCAGGGCGGTATGCAGGCA belongs to Desulfobacula toluolica Tol2 and includes:
- a CDS encoding fumarate reductase cytochrome b subunit gives rise to the protein MDSYIIESNKKKSRMPARLDLVQSGTGLILGVFIWMHLLFDSSIILGKGAFHFVSKNLELAFLSDTGHGFPIAVFFAVIVIGTLFIIHAMLGVRKFPISWKQHRIIRDQMQMMNHSETNLWYIQVVTGFIMFFAGSVHLYVMFANPGSIDPYLSADRIVSGHMWPLYLVLLVSVVLHGNIGLYRLCMKWGWFAGKDARKSRKTLQTLKNRLIMFYLTIGILGLLVFVVIGINHRDNVGERYAAHATAIEQVHAMEDTRESEGVQTLEESQEPEESPVVEDNQDLEESPAMEESQELEESQPVEESHE